In the Muricauda sp. MAR_2010_75 genome, one interval contains:
- the ftsZ gene encoding cell division protein FtsZ: MSKNAEFDNIAFDLPKNKSNVIKVIGVGGGGSNAINHMFQAGINGVDFVICNTDAQALQNSPVPNKIQLGVSLTEGLGAGANPEIGEQAALESMEDIKGMLEHTTKMAFITAGMGGGTGTGAAPVIAKLAKEMDVLTVGIVTIPFQFEGAMRNKQAQLGIEKLRANVDSLIVINNNKLREVYGNLGFKAGFSKADEVLATAARGIAEVITHHYTQNIDLRDAKTVLSNSGTAIMGSATATGSARANEAIMKALDSPLLNDNKINGAKNVLLLIVSGSQEITIDEIGEINDHIQIEAGHGANIIMGVGEDESLGEAIAVTVIATGFNVDQQDDIVNTESKKVFYTLEDEQTAQQDLTPEATSVQEVKIEKEPVQPQEPTIVKHTLEAEEEEIVEIEPKAKAQPRVEKAPESDLIPTTSYIRNFNVFYEEVVPEYVEDDFIIIEAKNIINEIEVIDPEVVSPNAKEDQFTLSFDMPLNSEVEEETDEKEHTVTFNLDDGIGDVNVNEYVEVKPVLEYKKEGETRYDLEEYMELENKLTGAKSKAETHEPKLVENELVFEKKTIKMEASNQGEGDSNNMDPFNSSISELLKERADERRKKLKNFNYKFQNNRNSIDEIEKQPAYKRQGVDLNDVPKEQKVSRTTLSEDSNDDLQLRSNNSFLHDNVD; the protein is encoded by the coding sequence ATGAGTAAGAACGCCGAATTTGACAACATCGCTTTTGATTTGCCCAAGAACAAAAGCAACGTAATAAAAGTAATCGGAGTTGGAGGTGGAGGAAGCAATGCCATCAATCACATGTTCCAAGCAGGAATCAATGGAGTGGACTTCGTTATTTGCAACACAGACGCACAAGCCCTACAAAATAGCCCAGTGCCCAATAAAATCCAGTTAGGGGTCTCCTTGACAGAAGGATTGGGAGCAGGGGCAAATCCTGAGATTGGGGAGCAGGCAGCTTTGGAAAGCATGGAAGACATCAAAGGCATGTTGGAACATACCACCAAAATGGCCTTTATCACGGCCGGTATGGGCGGTGGAACGGGTACAGGTGCTGCTCCTGTGATTGCCAAGTTGGCCAAGGAGATGGATGTGCTTACCGTGGGGATTGTTACCATCCCCTTTCAGTTTGAAGGGGCCATGCGGAACAAACAGGCACAATTGGGGATAGAAAAATTACGTGCCAATGTGGATTCGTTGATTGTCATCAACAATAACAAACTGCGGGAAGTTTACGGTAATCTTGGGTTTAAGGCCGGATTTTCCAAAGCAGATGAGGTTTTGGCCACTGCGGCAAGGGGTATTGCAGAGGTAATTACCCATCACTACACACAAAACATTGACCTAAGGGATGCCAAAACGGTACTTTCCAATAGTGGAACGGCCATTATGGGTTCTGCCACGGCCACAGGTTCTGCTAGGGCCAACGAGGCCATTATGAAGGCTTTGGACTCTCCACTGTTGAACGACAACAAAATCAACGGAGCGAAGAATGTGTTGCTTTTGATTGTTTCCGGGTCTCAGGAAATAACTATTGATGAGATTGGGGAAATCAACGACCATATCCAGATTGAGGCTGGTCACGGGGCCAATATTATCATGGGTGTGGGTGAAGATGAAAGTTTAGGTGAGGCCATAGCGGTCACCGTTATCGCTACGGGATTCAATGTTGACCAACAGGACGACATTGTAAACACGGAGTCCAAAAAAGTGTTTTACACGTTGGAAGACGAGCAAACCGCACAGCAGGACTTGACTCCTGAAGCCACTTCGGTTCAAGAGGTGAAAATTGAAAAGGAGCCCGTTCAACCCCAAGAGCCTACCATTGTAAAGCACACCTTAGAAGCTGAGGAAGAGGAAATAGTGGAAATCGAGCCCAAAGCAAAGGCACAACCACGGGTGGAGAAAGCACCGGAGTCGGATTTGATCCCTACAACCAGTTATATCAGAAATTTTAATGTGTTCTACGAAGAAGTGGTTCCGGAATATGTAGAGGATGATTTCATCATTATTGAGGCGAAGAACATCATCAACGAAATTGAGGTGATAGACCCCGAGGTAGTTTCGCCAAATGCCAAAGAAGACCAGTTTACTTTGAGTTTTGATATGCCTTTGAACAGTGAAGTGGAAGAGGAAACAGACGAAAAGGAACATACGGTTACTTTTAATCTGGATGATGGTATAGGCGATGTCAACGTAAACGAATATGTGGAGGTAAAGCCTGTCTTGGAATACAAGAAAGAAGGAGAGACCCGCTACGATTTGGAAGAGTACATGGAGCTGGAGAACAAACTCACCGGGGCAAAATCAAAAGCGGAGACCCACGAGCCCAAATTGGTGGAAAATGAATTGGTTTTTGAGAAAAAGACCATCAAAATGGAAGCTTCCAATCAGGGTGAAGGAGACTCAAACAATATGGATCCTTTCAATAGCTCCATCAGTGAATTGTTGAAAGAGCGCGCGGATGAGCGTCGCAAAAAATTGAAAAATTTCAATTATAAGTTCCAAAACAATAGGAACAGTATTGACGAGATAGAGAAACAACCTGCATACAAGCGCCAAGGAGTGGATTTAAATGACGTTCCCAAGGAGCAAAAAGTATCCAGGACCACATTGAGTGAGGACAGTAACGATGATTTACAGTTGCGTTCCAACAACTCTTTTTTACACGATAATGTTGATTAG
- a CDS encoding FtsW/RodA/SpoVE family cell cycle protein, protein MLAIFKNLKGDKAIWGVVALLALFSFLPVYSASTNLVYVNDDGTTFGHLVKHAVLLFLGFGIIYAVHRIPTHYFKGLSIIAMPIVLLLLGYTLTVETEIGGVTANRWIKIPFVGVNFQTSTLASVVLMIWIARYLTKIKDVQITFKESILPLWLPTALVVLLILPENFSTAAIICFLVLVLCFLGGYPLKYLFSMVGVGIVLAGMFLFVLFKAPEVLPDRAGTWKSRIETFIHPEQADKDDLHQLTLAQIAIAEGGIVGKGAGKSVMKNLLSQSTSDFIFAIIIEEYGLLGGGALLFFYLLLLFRIVVVAHSAKTVFSKLLVIGVGLPIVFQAFINMAVVVQLFPVTGQPLPLISMGGTSIWMTCMAIGIVLSASNKTENLEEQSYDIDETNPLEVLSGQI, encoded by the coding sequence GTGTTGGCAATATTCAAAAATTTGAAAGGAGACAAAGCCATTTGGGGCGTCGTGGCCCTTTTGGCCCTTTTCTCATTTTTGCCCGTCTATAGTGCAAGCACCAATTTGGTGTACGTAAACGACGACGGTACCACCTTTGGCCATTTGGTAAAACATGCTGTGCTCTTGTTTTTGGGCTTCGGGATTATATATGCAGTACATCGCATCCCCACCCATTACTTTAAAGGGCTCTCCATCATTGCCATGCCCATTGTGCTGCTATTGCTGGGCTACACCCTGACCGTGGAAACGGAAATTGGGGGTGTTACAGCCAATCGATGGATCAAGATTCCATTTGTGGGGGTTAATTTCCAGACCTCGACCTTGGCCTCTGTGGTTCTAATGATTTGGATTGCACGCTATTTGACCAAGATCAAAGATGTCCAGATTACGTTCAAGGAAAGCATTTTGCCACTTTGGTTGCCAACGGCACTTGTGGTTTTATTGATTTTGCCTGAAAACTTTTCAACGGCAGCCATCATCTGTTTTTTGGTGTTGGTGCTTTGCTTTTTAGGTGGATACCCCTTAAAATATTTGTTCTCTATGGTTGGTGTGGGCATTGTATTGGCAGGCATGTTTTTGTTTGTGCTGTTCAAAGCTCCTGAGGTGTTGCCAGATAGAGCTGGAACCTGGAAATCAAGAATAGAGACGTTTATTCATCCCGAACAAGCGGATAAAGACGATTTGCATCAGCTGACCTTGGCACAAATTGCGATCGCTGAAGGTGGAATTGTTGGAAAAGGCGCAGGGAAAAGCGTCATGAAAAATTTGTTATCGCAGAGTACCTCAGATTTCATTTTCGCCATCATTATTGAGGAATATGGATTGTTGGGCGGTGGAGCGCTGCTGTTTTTCTATTTGTTGTTGCTCTTCCGGATTGTGGTGGTGGCCCATTCGGCCAAGACGGTATTTTCAAAATTATTGGTGATAGGGGTTGGATTGCCCATCGTTTTTCAAGCCTTCATCAATATGGCGGTTGTGGTGCAATTGTTTCCCGTAACGGGTCAGCCCTTGCCGTTGATCAGTATGGGTGGAACATCAATATGGATGACCTGTATGGCCATAGGAATCGTATTGAGTGCCAGCAACAAAACAGAGAATTTAGAGGAGCAATCCTATGATATAGATGAAACCAATCCTTTAGAAGTACTGAGTGGACAAATTTAG
- the murG gene encoding undecaprenyldiphospho-muramoylpentapeptide beta-N-acetylglucosaminyltransferase, translating to MDKFRFILSGGGTGGHIYPAIAIANELKRRHPNAEFLFVGAKDKMEMEKVPQAGYKIKGLWISGIQRKLTLKNFMFPFKLISSLFEARKIVKQFQPDVAIGTGGFASGPLLRMAASAGIPCVLQEQNSFAGITNKLLAGKAEKICVAYDGMERFFPKEKIVKTGNPIRMDLVDIKSDKKEASDFFGLDEDKKTVLVLGGSLGARRINQLIEKELHFFETMGLQVLWQCGKLYYDEYKKHESDSVKVLAFVNRMDLAYAAGDVIISRAGAGSVSELCLVGKPVVFIPSPNVAEDHQTQNAKALVAKDAAIMLRETELDAEFEKSFTKLMDSQELQNKLGANIKKMAMPKATEHIVDEIEKLLK from the coding sequence GTGGACAAATTTAGGTTTATACTTTCTGGAGGGGGTACTGGAGGACATATTTATCCGGCCATAGCCATAGCCAACGAGTTGAAAAGAAGGCACCCAAATGCGGAGTTTTTGTTCGTAGGGGCAAAGGATAAAATGGAGATGGAAAAAGTACCACAGGCCGGTTACAAGATAAAAGGCTTGTGGATAAGTGGAATACAACGGAAACTGACATTGAAAAATTTCATGTTTCCCTTTAAACTGATAAGTAGTTTGTTCGAAGCACGAAAAATAGTAAAACAATTTCAGCCTGATGTCGCCATCGGGACGGGAGGCTTTGCCAGCGGCCCATTATTGCGAATGGCGGCTAGTGCGGGGATTCCCTGTGTGCTTCAAGAACAGAATTCCTTTGCGGGAATCACCAACAAACTATTGGCCGGGAAAGCTGAGAAAATATGTGTGGCCTATGACGGTATGGAGCGGTTTTTTCCGAAGGAAAAGATTGTAAAAACCGGAAACCCCATCCGAATGGATTTGGTGGATATAAAATCAGACAAAAAAGAAGCCAGTGATTTCTTCGGTTTGGATGAAGACAAGAAAACAGTTTTGGTCTTAGGTGGCAGTTTAGGAGCAAGGCGCATCAACCAATTGATAGAAAAGGAACTACACTTTTTTGAAACCATGGGATTGCAGGTGCTTTGGCAGTGCGGTAAACTCTATTATGACGAGTACAAAAAACATGAATCTGATTCAGTAAAAGTGTTGGCCTTTGTTAATCGAATGGATTTGGCCTATGCCGCTGGGGATGTGATTATTTCTCGTGCAGGAGCTGGTTCCGTTTCTGAATTATGCTTGGTGGGAAAACCTGTGGTTTTTATTCCATCACCCAACGTGGCGGAGGACCATCAGACCCAAAATGCTAAAGCTTTGGTGGCCAAAGATGCCGCCATCATGTTGCGAGAAACAGAGCTGGATGCTGAATTTGAAAAAAGCTTTACCAAACTGATGGATTCCCAAGAGCTGCAAAACAAGTTGGGAGCCAATATTAAAAAGATGGCCATGCCCAAAGCCACGGAACATATTGTAGATGAAATTGAAAAATTGTTAAAGTGA
- a CDS encoding GatB/YqeY domain-containing protein, translating into MDLQEKVMAEMKAAMKAKDTVALESLRAIKSAILLAKTEKVGTELSEEDEIKLVQKLVKQRKDSAVIYQQQGREDLAEPELAQVAVIEKFLPEQLTEEEIEKVVVQTIDSIGASGMQDMGKVMGIVSKELAGQADGKTISSIVKAKLSS; encoded by the coding sequence ATGGATTTGCAGGAAAAAGTAATGGCCGAAATGAAAGCCGCAATGAAAGCAAAGGACACTGTTGCCTTGGAATCATTACGGGCGATTAAATCCGCCATTTTATTGGCAAAGACCGAAAAAGTGGGCACTGAACTATCTGAAGAAGATGAAATTAAGCTCGTTCAAAAGTTGGTAAAACAACGAAAGGACAGTGCAGTCATCTATCAGCAGCAGGGACGGGAAGATTTGGCGGAGCCAGAGTTGGCCCAAGTTGCGGTAATTGAAAAGTTTTTGCCAGAGCAGCTTACGGAAGAAGAGATAGAAAAAGTAGTGGTGCAGACCATCGATTCCATCGGAGCTTCTGGAATGCAGGATATGGGAAAAGTTATGGGCATTGTCTCCAAGGAATTGGCGGGACAGGCTGACGGAAAAACCATTTCCAGCATCGTAAAGGCAAAATTAAGTTCGTAA
- the ftsA gene encoding cell division protein FtsA, whose amino-acid sequence MEQGNYSVGLDIGTTKIVAIIGRENEYGKIEILGTGKSKSLGVHRGVVNNITQTISSIQQAVEQAEVNSGLKIGSVVVGIAGQHIRSLQHSDYITRPDSEEVINNDDLDRLCNQVYKLVMLPGEEIIHVLPQEYKVDGQTEIKQPKGMYGGRLEANFHVVVGQVSSIKNIGRCIKSAGLDLGNITLEPLASADAVLSQEEKEAGVALIDIGGGTTDLAIFKDGIIRHTAVIPFGGNVITEDIKEGCSIIEKQAELLKIKFGSAWPGENKDNEIVSIPGLRGREPKEITLKNLSKIIHARVVEIVEQVYVEIKNYGHEEQKKKLIAGIVLTGGGSQLKHLKQLVEYITGMDTRIGYPNEHLAGDSDEEVASPLYATAVGLLMNALESTGNQVVNEEEQVPEEEKVLVGQEDMSGQSMSSEKERKSIFDKWSEKLKDFLDNAE is encoded by the coding sequence ATGGAACAGGGTAATTATTCAGTTGGATTGGATATTGGAACTACCAAGATTGTCGCGATCATTGGTAGGGAAAATGAGTATGGAAAAATTGAGATTTTAGGAACTGGAAAGTCCAAAAGTCTGGGTGTGCACCGTGGAGTGGTCAACAATATTACACAGACCATTTCCTCTATTCAGCAAGCCGTGGAGCAGGCCGAGGTCAATTCAGGCCTTAAAATTGGTTCCGTGGTGGTTGGCATTGCAGGACAACACATCAGAAGTCTTCAGCATAGCGATTATATCACCAGACCGGATTCGGAAGAGGTCATCAACAATGATGATCTGGATCGACTGTGCAACCAAGTGTACAAATTGGTGATGCTTCCCGGTGAGGAAATCATTCATGTACTGCCCCAAGAATACAAAGTGGACGGGCAAACCGAAATAAAACAACCCAAAGGAATGTACGGTGGCCGCTTGGAAGCCAACTTCCACGTAGTGGTTGGGCAAGTTTCGTCCATCAAAAATATTGGAAGGTGCATTAAAAGTGCCGGATTGGATTTGGGCAACATTACTTTAGAACCCTTGGCCTCAGCAGATGCTGTTTTAAGTCAAGAGGAAAAAGAGGCCGGTGTGGCCCTGATCGATATAGGAGGTGGTACTACGGATTTGGCCATTTTTAAGGATGGCATTATCCGTCATACGGCTGTTATCCCATTTGGAGGTAACGTCATCACCGAAGACATTAAAGAGGGCTGTTCCATTATTGAGAAACAGGCCGAACTGTTGAAAATAAAATTTGGTTCCGCATGGCCCGGGGAAAATAAGGACAATGAGATTGTTTCCATTCCCGGACTTCGTGGCCGTGAGCCCAAGGAAATTACCTTGAAGAACCTTTCCAAGATCATCCATGCCCGAGTGGTGGAGATTGTGGAACAGGTGTATGTGGAAATCAAGAACTACGGACACGAAGAGCAGAAGAAAAAACTGATTGCAGGTATTGTATTGACTGGTGGTGGAAGCCAGCTAAAGCATTTAAAGCAACTGGTGGAATACATCACAGGAATGGATACCCGCATTGGCTATCCCAACGAGCATTTGGCAGGAGATTCAGATGAGGAAGTGGCAAGCCCGCTCTATGCAACAGCGGTAGGTCTCTTAATGAACGCTTTGGAATCCACTGGAAATCAAGTCGTAAATGAGGAAGAGCAAGTCCCTGAAGAGGAAAAGGTATTGGTGGGCCAAGAAGATATGTCGGGCCAGTCAATGTCTTCCGAAAAAGAACGAAAATCAATTTTTGATAAATGGTCCGAGAAGTTGAAAGACTTTTTGGATAACGCAGAATAA
- a CDS encoding cell division protein FtsQ/DivIB, with amino-acid sequence MRVNWDYIKLVCLSIAVVGLYGFADHRSKLKKVDGITVKFVGDNNLYITEDAVNKLLIQNYGPVKNRGKEQLVLNTIEEVIQSNAMVKNAQVYLTVNGELVSKIVQRKPIGRVEGISKFYLDDLGERMPLSKHHSARVPIITGEITGKTLEDAYVILNYINGDDFLRKNVIGIHIVKEGKYQLRFRMENFVVNLGGVENLNEKFKNFMAFYAKASKDLSLADYAIVSLEFNNQVVCTKI; translated from the coding sequence ATGCGAGTTAATTGGGATTACATAAAGTTGGTTTGCTTATCCATTGCTGTGGTGGGGCTTTATGGTTTTGCCGATCATCGGAGCAAACTGAAAAAAGTGGATGGAATCACCGTTAAATTTGTGGGTGACAATAACTTGTACATCACTGAGGACGCGGTTAATAAATTGTTAATACAAAATTACGGGCCTGTAAAAAATAGGGGCAAAGAACAGTTAGTTTTGAATACCATAGAGGAGGTAATCCAATCCAATGCTATGGTTAAAAACGCCCAGGTCTATCTTACTGTAAACGGAGAACTTGTCTCCAAAATTGTTCAGCGTAAACCGATTGGGAGAGTAGAGGGAATCTCTAAATTTTATTTGGATGATTTGGGAGAACGCATGCCTTTATCAAAACACCATTCGGCCCGGGTTCCCATCATTACAGGTGAGATTACGGGAAAAACCTTGGAGGACGCTTATGTTATTTTGAACTATATCAACGGAGACGATTTTCTACGGAAAAATGTCATCGGGATACACATTGTGAAGGAAGGTAAATACCAACTAAGATTCCGAATGGAAAACTTTGTGGTCAATTTGGGGGGAGTGGAAAATCTTAATGAGAAGTTCAAAAATTTTATGGCTTTTTATGCCAAGGCATCCAAGGATTTGTCGTTGGCAGATTATGCAATAGTGAGTTTAGAGTTCAACAATCAAGTGGTTTGCACCAAAATATAA
- the murD gene encoding UDP-N-acetylmuramoyl-L-alanine--D-glutamate ligase, whose protein sequence is MARLVILGGGESGVGTAILGKKEGFEVFVSDKGEIKEKYKEVLEHFEIEWESGQHTESKIMNADVVMKSPGIPDKVPLVKALVEKGIPVISEIEFASKYTDATLIGITGSNGKTTTTMLTYHLLKDGGLNVGMAGNIGDSYAKMVAEQDFDQYVLEISSFQLDGIVDFKPHIAILTNITPDHLDRYEYKFENYIASKFRITMNQDSTDYLIYDADDEVIREWLKEHPLQSKLIPFSVKQKLKEGAWLEDNKIKIELEHKTLEMSTDILALEGQHNVKNTMAASMAALLVKVRKETIRQSIQSFQGVPHRLEKVLKINHVEYINDSKATNVNATFYALDGIKKPIVWIVGGVDKGNNYAELMPLVREKVKAIICLGMDNSKLVDAFGNVIDLMVETYSMEEAVKVAYKIAERGDAVLLSPACASFDLFQNYEDRGDQFKAAVKNL, encoded by the coding sequence ATGGCGCGCTTGGTGATACTTGGCGGTGGAGAGAGTGGTGTGGGAACCGCCATTTTAGGAAAAAAGGAAGGATTTGAAGTCTTTGTTTCGGACAAAGGCGAGATCAAAGAAAAATATAAAGAAGTTCTTGAACATTTTGAGATTGAATGGGAGTCCGGTCAGCATACCGAGTCCAAAATTATGAATGCCGATGTGGTCATGAAAAGCCCTGGCATTCCGGATAAGGTACCGTTGGTAAAAGCGCTTGTTGAAAAAGGCATTCCAGTGATTTCTGAAATTGAGTTTGCATCAAAATACACGGATGCCACCTTGATTGGGATTACAGGAAGCAATGGCAAGACCACTACCACAATGCTCACCTATCATCTTTTAAAAGATGGGGGGTTGAACGTGGGCATGGCCGGAAACATTGGCGACAGCTATGCTAAAATGGTGGCGGAGCAGGATTTTGACCAGTACGTGTTGGAGATCAGCAGTTTTCAGTTGGATGGAATTGTGGACTTTAAACCCCACATCGCCATCCTGACCAATATCACGCCCGATCACTTGGATCGCTATGAGTACAAGTTTGAAAACTATATCGCATCCAAGTTTCGCATCACCATGAATCAGGATTCAACTGATTACCTAATCTATGATGCAGATGATGAAGTGATTCGGGAATGGTTGAAAGAGCACCCACTTCAATCCAAATTGATTCCATTTTCAGTAAAACAAAAACTGAAGGAAGGAGCTTGGTTGGAAGACAATAAAATAAAAATAGAATTAGAACATAAAACCTTGGAAATGAGTACAGATATTTTGGCCTTGGAAGGGCAACACAACGTAAAGAACACCATGGCAGCCAGTATGGCAGCGTTGTTGGTGAAGGTCAGGAAGGAGACGATCCGCCAGAGTATCCAGTCGTTTCAGGGGGTGCCCCATAGATTGGAGAAGGTGTTGAAGATCAATCATGTGGAGTACATCAACGACTCTAAAGCAACCAATGTAAATGCCACGTTTTATGCTTTGGATGGGATTAAAAAACCCATTGTTTGGATTGTTGGCGGTGTAGATAAAGGCAACAATTATGCAGAACTGATGCCTTTGGTTCGCGAAAAAGTAAAGGCTATCATCTGTCTAGGAATGGATAATTCAAAATTGGTAGATGCCTTTGGAAATGTCATTGATTTGATGGTGGAGACCTATTCTATGGAGGAAGCCGTAAAGGTGGCCTATAAGATTGCGGAGCGTGGTGATGCGGTTTTACTATCCCCGGCTTGTGCCAGCTTCGACCTTTTTCAAAACTATGAGGATAGAGGAGATCAATTTAAAGCAGCAGTAAAGAATCTATAA
- the murC gene encoding UDP-N-acetylmuramate--L-alanine ligase: MNIKDIHSVYFIGIGGIGMSALASYFHFIGKPVAGYDKTPTPITDGLMEKGILVHFDDNVDVIPETFKKAGTLVVYTPAVPAAHSELQYFKSNGFDIKKRSEVLGIITKDTFCLAVAGTHGKTTTSCILAHLLKECNMPFTAFLGGVSEDFNSNFVLEGTEYSVVEADEFDRSFLRLSPNVACITSMDADHLDIYGTKEELQQSFRDFAGKIKPGGTLFMKKGLPLEGITFGIEDGSDYRIEHIEVEHGTYVFDLVTPSEVLKKVRFNKPGRHNLLNGLAAFAMAVQTGCPPHRLAEALSSFKGVQRRFSYQIKEKDFAFIDDYAHHPAEIDAVYQAIREVHPGEKITVIFQPHLFSRTRDFADEFAESLSQFDVILLMEIYPAREEPIEGISSEWLLEKIENPHKKLISKSKLIEEIKQCKTGILVALGAGDIGMEVPKIKKELAYAS; this comes from the coding sequence GTGAACATAAAGGACATCCATAGCGTTTATTTTATCGGTATCGGAGGGATTGGTATGTCCGCGTTGGCGAGTTATTTCCATTTTATTGGAAAACCAGTGGCTGGTTATGATAAAACTCCTACTCCCATCACGGATGGATTGATGGAGAAGGGCATTTTGGTTCATTTTGATGATAATGTGGATGTCATTCCTGAAACGTTCAAAAAAGCCGGAACCCTTGTGGTTTATACTCCTGCTGTCCCTGCCGCCCATTCCGAATTGCAATACTTCAAAAGCAATGGTTTTGACATTAAAAAACGCTCCGAAGTATTGGGCATCATCACAAAAGACACCTTTTGTTTGGCTGTGGCAGGAACACATGGGAAGACCACCACATCTTGCATTTTGGCCCATTTGTTAAAAGAATGCAACATGCCCTTCACTGCATTTTTGGGTGGGGTTTCGGAGGATTTCAACAGCAATTTTGTACTGGAGGGCACTGAATATTCGGTGGTGGAAGCGGATGAATTTGACCGCTCCTTTTTGCGACTTTCACCCAATGTTGCCTGCATCACCTCCATGGATGCTGACCATTTGGACATTTACGGAACCAAAGAAGAGTTGCAGCAATCCTTCAGGGATTTTGCAGGAAAAATTAAACCCGGTGGAACACTTTTCATGAAAAAGGGACTTCCATTGGAGGGCATAACCTTTGGAATAGAAGATGGTTCGGACTACCGAATTGAACATATTGAAGTTGAACATGGAACCTACGTATTTGATTTAGTTACGCCTTCGGAGGTGTTGAAAAAAGTGCGTTTCAACAAACCCGGAAGGCACAATTTGCTCAATGGATTAGCTGCTTTCGCGATGGCGGTGCAAACAGGCTGCCCACCACACCGCCTTGCAGAAGCTTTATCCAGTTTTAAGGGAGTACAGCGCAGGTTTTCGTATCAAATCAAGGAAAAGGACTTTGCTTTTATTGATGATTATGCCCATCATCCAGCAGAGATTGATGCGGTGTATCAAGCGATTCGTGAGGTGCATCCCGGTGAAAAAATCACCGTGATTTTTCAACCGCATCTGTTTTCACGCACACGGGATTTTGCCGATGAGTTTGCAGAAAGTCTTTCGCAATTTGATGTGATTTTATTGATGGAAATATATCCAGCCAGAGAGGAACCTATTGAAGGAATTAGCTCGGAATGGCTATTGGAAAAAATAGAAAACCCCCACAAAAAGTTGATTTCAAAATCAAAATTAATTGAAGAAATAAAACAATGTAAAACTGGAATTTTGGTGGCTCTAGGCGCGGGCGATATTGGAATGGAGGTGCCAAAAATCAAAAAGGAATTGGCCTATGCGAGTTAA